One bacterium genomic window, GATGAGCTGGGTGATGGTCTCGATCATGACCGGCCCGGCTCCTTCTTCTTGAACATCTTGAGCATGCGGTTCGTGATCAGGAAGCCGCTGACGATGTTCGTCGTCGAAGCCGCGATCGCCACCGCGCCGAGGATGGTGCTCGTCTTCGTGAGCTCCTCGCCGGTGACGATGATCGAGCCGACGATCGCGATCGCGCTGATCGCATTGGTCAGGGACATCAGCGGCGTGTGCAGGAGCCGCGAGACGTTCCGGATGACCTCGAGTCCGATGAAGGTCGCCAGCATCAGCACGAAGAGCATGGCGACGAAATCGACCTGTCCGCTGTGCAAGTGTCCGCCCCTCCTGAGCCGTTCGCCTGCTTGCGGCGGGAAGTGCCGCGCGCCGTGCGGCGCGCCCCCGCTCGGCCGGCGATTCTAGGGGGCGGCGCCCCCGATGTCCACGGTCAAAGGGCCGCCGCGGGCAGGCAGGGCTTGGCGGGAGCGGCCGCCATCGCTATATTGTCCGGCCTATGGACTGGCTCGGCGATCTCGTCTCCTTCGTGCTGCACGTCGACAAGCACCTGCTCGAGCTGGTGCAGGCCTACGGCGGCTGGGTCTACGGCATCCTCTTCGGGATCGTCTTCATGGAGACGGGCCTCGTCGTGACGCCCTTCCTGCCCGGC contains:
- a CDS encoding NAD(P) transhydrogenase subunit alpha; amino-acid sequence: MLFVLMLATFIGLEVIRNVSRLLHTPLMSLTNAISAIAIVGSIIVTGEELTKTSTILGAVAIAASTTNIVSGFLITNRMLKMFKKKEPGRS